Within the Thermostichus lividus PCC 6715 genome, the region AAGCCAACCGCGAGCCTCTGGGGTGGTTTACAACACCCCCAATCGACCGTTACCAGTGCCTTGAACAACCGTTTCTGGTGTCCGCAGTATAATTATAACCTAAGGCAACTAAAGTTGCTAAAGGAGCTTTCCTCCCCGCACTGAAGTACGGGGCTTCCAGCCCTACCCGTTGTGATGAAAGCCGAGATTCGAACTGCACAACTTGACCATGCCATGGATCAGATTCGAGGTTAGCCCCATGTTCTCACACATTAATGAGAACCAACAACCGCAAATGGTAGATATTAGTGACAAAGACGTGAGCGATCGCCGTGCAGTGGCCGCTGCCCTCATTGAGTTGCCCCCTGTCTTTCTCGCTTACCAGCAGGAGAATGAGCTATGCCTGAAAAAAGGCGCCGTGCTGCAAACGGCCATCATTGCCGGCACCATGGCCGTGAAACGAACCGCTGAGGCCATTCCCTTTTGCCACCCCCTACCCATTACCGCCTGTCAGTTCCGCTGTGAACTGCTGCCCCTTGCGGACAAGCTGCAAATTCGCCTTGAGTGCGAGGTCAAAACCCGCGATCGCACCGGTGTGGAAATGGAAAGTCTCCACGGGGTTACTGTTGCTGCCCTCACTGTCTATGACATGTGCAAGGCGCTCAGTAGCAACATTGTGATTCGTGACGTACGCTTGCTGGCTAAAAGTGGCGGCAAAAAGACCCTCGGCCAATACCCCCTTTACGGCTTAGTCCTCACGGGCGGCAAAAGTGAACGCATGGGACGGGATAAAGCCCTCCTAGACTATTATGGTCAGCCCCACGCCCAATACCTCTACCACCTGCTGAGCCAGTATTGTGAACAGGTTTTTTTATCGGCGCGATCGCAGCAATGGCAGGGCACCCCCCTTGCCGACCTGCCGACCCTTGGGGATACTCTTCCCAGTGAAGGCCCCATCTCTGGGATTCTAACGGCCTTACGCACCTACTCCCAAGTGAACTGGCTAGTGGTGGCCTGTGATCTGCCCTACCTCAAGGCCGAAACGCTGTTTCCCTTACTCCAGCAGTACCGTGAAGATGTGGTAGCGACCTGCTATCATCATCCCCAAGAGCGTTTTCCTGAGCCGCTGTGCGCTATTTACACCCCCCAAGCCCTAGGGGTCTTTGAAGCGGCCTATGCAGCAGGAGAGCGCTGCCCGGTCAAGGTACTCCAGCAAGCGGTGTGCCATTGTATTGCTCCGTGCCACCCTACGACAACCGCTAACATCAACACCCCCGAAGACTATACCCACGCCTTGCACGATGTCCGCGCCCAATAGTCCTAAAATCATTCACCTGCGCTACTTTGCCCTCCTGCGCGAACAGGCGCACACCGAGAGTGAAGAGCGCCCCACCACTGCTGGTACCTATGCTGAACTCTATCAGGAACTCCAGAGGTGCTACGGCTTTTCACTGCCCCTAGGACAGATGAAAGTGGCTGTTAACGATACCTTTGTGGATCTCAGTACGCCTGTGCAGGAGGGGGATGACGTTGTCTTTATTCCACCGGTGGCGGGGGGCTAAAGGTGACTATTTGCCAGTTTTCCCTAGCGGCTGAGCCGTTGCATCCAGCGGTTCTCAGCCGCCCTTTGGCACATCTGGCGGCGGGTGCCTTCGTCAGCTTTGAAGGCTGGGTGCGCAATCACAACGCAGGCAAAACAGTGTTAGCCCTTGAGTATGAGGTCTATACCACCCTTGCCCTCAAAGAGGGGGAGCGCATCGTTGCGACAGCCATTGAGCGGTTTGACCTCCTCGGGGCGATCGCCTACCACCGTTACGGAACACTCCAACTAGGAGACATTGCTGTTTGGGTGGGCACCACGGCAGCGCATCGGCGCCAAGCATTTGCTGGAACCGCCTATATCATTGATGAAATCAAATGCCGCCTACCCATCTGGAAGAAAGAGTACTATGCTGGTGCTCCTGCTACTTGGGTCTATTGCCGTGAGCATCGCCACTGAGGAACCAGACGAGTGCCGCCTATCCACCATCAGATAAGCAACGCTGATTGATCGGATTTGAAACTTCTCTGTGTCGAATGAATTTTTTTTGAGATTTTTGGTATAGACTTACGCTCAGTCCAAAAGCAATTCACATAGATAAAATACTATGGATTGTTTGATTTTTAGATCAAGCTAAATAGGCACTCAATGACTTTGAAGCAAGTGATTGATCGGCCTTGATCAAGCTGATCTACGCCTGACTCACGAGCACGATTACCGTCGCTGGTGTGCTGTTCTAACCCCTACTATCCAATTCACAGAGGAATGAACCGTGGATTTCTTGTCCAATTTCCTAATGGATTTCGTGAAGCAGTTGCAGTCCCCAACCCTCAGCTTTCTGTTGGGGGGTATGGTGCTTGCGGCTCTCGGAAGTCAACTCCAGATTCCGGAGTCAATTTGCAAGATCATCATCTTCATGCTGCTGGCTAAAATTGGCCTCACTGGGGGCATGGCCATCCGTAATTCCAATTTAACGGAGATGGTTTTACCTGTAGCATTCTCTATCCTGTTAGGGATTCTCATTGTCTTCATTGCCCGCTATACGTTGGCTAAGTTGCCCAAGGTCAAAACTGTGGATGCGATCGCCACCGGCGGCTTGTTTGGTGCGGTGAGTGGCTCAACAATGGCGGCTGCCCTAGCACTTTTAGATGAGCAAAAGGTTGCCTATGAAGCATGGGCAGGGGCGCTCTATCCCTTTATGGATATTCCAGCCCTTGTCACTGCAATTGTGATAGCCAACATTTATCTCAATAAGAAGAAGCTTGCTGCCACCGCCGAGTCCTCCCTAGAAGAGTCGCTCAGCAAGCAGTCTGTCGCCGCAGGGGAGTACTCTGACCCGCAAAATTACCCGAGCACGCGCCAACAGTACCTCCGGCTAAAGCAGCGACCTGAGAATGCTCGGGTCAAGATATGGCCCATTGTCCAAGAAAGTCTCCAAGGACCAGCTCTCTCAGCAATGTTGTTGGGAATTGCCCTTGGCCTGTTTGCTCGCCCCGAAAGTGTCTATGAAAACTTTTACAATCCCCTATTCCGTGGTTTGCTTTCGATCTTGATGTTGGTGATGGGAATGGAGGCATGGTCACGCATTGGCGAGTTGCGCAAGGTGGCTCAGTGGTACGTTGTATATAGTGTGGTGGCACCGATAGTGCATGGGTTGATGGCCTTTGGCCTTGGTATGATTGCCCATTACACGACGGGATTTAGTATGGGAGGAGTTGTGGTTCTCGCCGTCATTGCGGCCTCCAGTTCAGATATTTCTGGTCCTCCCACTTTACGTGCTGGTATTCCATCGGCGAATCCCTCCGCTTACATTGGTTCCTCCACTGCAATCGGTACCCCCATTGCAATCGGCGTGTGCATTCCCCTATTCTTCGGGTTGGCGCAGGCGATCGGTGGCATTTAGGGTTCGATAGGTCGTGGTCTGTACTTACTCTCTGGGCTGACCAGACCACATTAGATGAACATAGCCAATACACATCTGACAGGAGGTAACCACCATGGCTAAGCCAGCCAAAAAGCTCGTCATTGTCACTGAAAAGATTTTGCTCAAAAAAATCGCCGCCATCATTGAAGAAGCGGGAGCAACGGGTTATACAGTGATGCAGACGGGGGGCAAAGGCAGCCGCAATGTGCGCTCCTCGGGGCAACCGAACGTTTCTGATACAACGGCCAATATCAAGTTCGAGATACTTACCCCGGATCGCGATATGGCCGAGAGGATTGCAGACCAAGTCGCTGCGCAGTTTTTCATGGATTTTGCCGGCATTATCTATATCTGTGATGCGGAGGTGCTGTACGCCCATACGTTCTGTGGGCCAGAGGGCTGCTGAGTTAGGTGAGTCAAGACCCAAATAGTTGAGACCTATCTCGGCTGTCTGGGTCTTTTGGTTGACAGGTTCATCTCCATTGAGTCACGCAGTCCCTGTCCGTGCACGGGTGAATTTTTTGTAGATGTTTTCATAGGGAGGGGCACTGGACTACTGCCTCTACTATATCTGCATAGACTTTGATCAACATGGAGCAAACACCATGGACAAGTTTGACCCCACTCAGCTACGAAGCCAATTTGATAACACCAGTGAAGGCTGGCTAGTTCATGTATATAGTGGCGATCGCCGTCTGCTGTGCGTCTTGGACTCGTCCCATGCTTGGACGTTTTTGCTAGGCTGCGGGGTCGGTATTCTACTGGCGCTGGGGTGGTTTAATCTTGCCAAATACAGCCCATCTACGACGTATGTTCCGGCAACAACTCCCCCTCAGGGGCTGATTGATTAGCCTAACCATCAATCACATCTTTCAGGGGTAGCAGTCACAAAAAAGGGGGGCTAGCCCCCTTCTTCTAAAACTTATTGCTTTTTTAGGACGAGAGAGAGATCTAAGGTGCATTGATCGCCAACCCCCCTTGATTAGTTGGGCTGCAGCCGTTGCACCATCAGGGGGTTACTCAGGCGATTCAGCCCCACGCTATCAGATGTCATTAACTCGGTCCACAGGGTTGCCGTTTTGGTGTCGTTGGGTTGCTGCTGCCGTAGGTTGACCAAAACATTGAGGGCATCATACCAAAGACCATTGGCCGCCAGTAATTCATAGGCTTCCACTGGGGTTGCCTTGGATAACTGCTTGGCCAACGCTTCAGGCATTGGAACCCGCTGTACCCATCCTTCCACAAAGCGAATTTGCGAGGGATCAGGATCGGCAGGGTTACAAATGAGACTCACTGTCCAACGGTAATCAACCCCTTCCATGAGGGGCGGCACCTTGCCATCCAGAGTGAGGCTATCCAAGCGAGGACGACCCGCTAAGGGCAAGGTCTGGGAGTAGATTTCTACTTGCCCACCATCAGGTCGAGACTGAAACAGGGTAAACTCCATCGCTTGATAATTATTGGCGGGTAGATACCAATAAAACGTGGGTCGATTGGCTGTTGTCAAGCCAATGTTGGTGACCGGAACTAGAGTAGTCAGGTCAGGTTCTGTTGCACTCGTTTCTACTTTGCACGCCCCACGGGTTGCCGCCCCTTCACGGTTCCCCGGACGCGACAAATTAGCGGGGGGGTAAAGCCTGCCCAACTGACGCCAGCATTTAGAAGCACCGCCGCCAACCCCCATGACAGAATATGAGTCATTGAAATGGGACGATATGGGTAAGTCTTCATGGATTTAATCCTTAATATCACGCACAATAGGCAGAGATTTATAACCCGAAGCAGTCACTGAACTAACCTACTGCCACACTATTACCTTACTTGAAGGAGTAAAGGCCAAGGGTGATGCTGCCAATGCTGTTGTCATGATCATTATCACGATGCGTAGTTGATGAGAGACACATTCACCCTTCTAGACCTAATTACCCATAGGTATGGGCATTTCTCGATACGACGGTTGCAACCGTACCAGAGTTCCCAAGAAACGAAGGCCAGGGCAGGGAATGGTTCCGGTAGTTGCTGTCTATACTGGAAGGTATATTTACTAGCTAGTTTGTTTTTTCATTACCATCTTTTAGGGCTTGTTAGTCCGTGAAGAGATACTCTGGAAACGCCCGTTGCTCA harbors:
- the moaC gene encoding cyclic pyranopterin monophosphate synthase MoaC, whose translation is MFSHINENQQPQMVDISDKDVSDRRAVAAALIELPPVFLAYQQENELCLKKGAVLQTAIIAGTMAVKRTAEAIPFCHPLPITACQFRCELLPLADKLQIRLECEVKTRDRTGVEMESLHGVTVAALTVYDMCKALSSNIVIRDVRLLAKSGGKKTLGQYPLYGLVLTGGKSERMGRDKALLDYYGQPHAQYLYHLLSQYCEQVFLSARSQQWQGTPLADLPTLGDTLPSEGPISGILTALRTYSQVNWLVVACDLPYLKAETLFPLLQQYREDVVATCYHHPQERFPEPLCAIYTPQALGVFEAAYAAGERCPVKVLQQAVCHCIAPCHPTTTANINTPEDYTHALHDVRAQ
- a CDS encoding MoaD/ThiS family protein, which produces MSAPNSPKIIHLRYFALLREQAHTESEERPTTAGTYAELYQELQRCYGFSLPLGQMKVAVNDTFVDLSTPVQEGDDVVFIPPVAGG
- a CDS encoding molybdenum cofactor biosynthesis protein MoaE → MHPAVLSRPLAHLAAGAFVSFEGWVRNHNAGKTVLALEYEVYTTLALKEGERIVATAIERFDLLGAIAYHRYGTLQLGDIAVWVGTTAAHRRQAFAGTAYIIDEIKCRLPIWKKEYYAGAPATWVYCREHRH
- a CDS encoding sodium-dependent bicarbonate transport family permease, yielding MDFLSNFLMDFVKQLQSPTLSFLLGGMVLAALGSQLQIPESICKIIIFMLLAKIGLTGGMAIRNSNLTEMVLPVAFSILLGILIVFIARYTLAKLPKVKTVDAIATGGLFGAVSGSTMAAALALLDEQKVAYEAWAGALYPFMDIPALVTAIVIANIYLNKKKLAATAESSLEESLSKQSVAAGEYSDPQNYPSTRQQYLRLKQRPENARVKIWPIVQESLQGPALSAMLLGIALGLFARPESVYENFYNPLFRGLLSILMLVMGMEAWSRIGELRKVAQWYVVYSVVAPIVHGLMAFGLGMIAHYTTGFSMGGVVVLAVIAASSSDISGPPTLRAGIPSANPSAYIGSSTAIGTPIAIGVCIPLFFGLAQAIGGI
- a CDS encoding P-II family nitrogen regulator encodes the protein MAKPAKKLVIVTEKILLKKIAAIIEEAGATGYTVMQTGGKGSRNVRSSGQPNVSDTTANIKFEILTPDRDMAERIADQVAAQFFMDFAGIIYICDAEVLYAHTFCGPEGC
- a CDS encoding DUF928 domain-containing protein — its product is MSRPGNREGAATRGACKVETSATEPDLTTLVPVTNIGLTTANRPTFYWYLPANNYQAMEFTLFQSRPDGGQVEIYSQTLPLAGRPRLDSLTLDGKVPPLMEGVDYRWTVSLICNPADPDPSQIRFVEGWVQRVPMPEALAKQLSKATPVEAYELLAANGLWYDALNVLVNLRQQQPNDTKTATLWTELMTSDSVGLNRLSNPLMVQRLQPN